In Nostoc sp. GT001, a genomic segment contains:
- a CDS encoding condensation domain-containing protein, translating into MLTVHHIIIDGWSIDVIFKDLGAIYSAECQNIPDEMEEPMQFRQYINWQEQQIQTEKMLADKSYWLGQFADSIPVLELPTDYPRPQVQTYAGVEQTLLVDAECLRELKSFSNQHRCTLFMTLIAVLNLLLHHLSGQNDIVIGVPTAGQTCVEDKDLVGYCANVLPLRFVVKNQSFSDYLNTIKKVVLQGYEHQNYPISQLLKELNIKRDPSRPPLITTLVGMDKFGVELKFFGLKVEGLTNYLGIARRELTWNMVESDGKLSLKCNYNADIYSASTIRLWMQQLETIFHTVIKQPDISLDAIAEKLTQVDGQKQIGEEQKLAVASMQKLKNFKRNSI; encoded by the coding sequence GTGCTGACAGTTCATCACATTATTATTGATGGCTGGTCAATTGATGTCATCTTCAAGGATTTGGGTGCGATATATTCAGCAGAATGTCAGAATATTCCAGATGAAATGGAAGAACCAATGCAATTCCGGCAATACATAAACTGGCAAGAACAGCAAATTCAAACTGAGAAAATGCTAGCAGACAAATCTTACTGGTTAGGACAATTTGCTGATTCAATTCCCGTCTTAGAGTTGCCAACAGATTACCCGCGTCCCCAAGTACAAACTTATGCTGGGGTTGAACAAACGCTACTCGTTGATGCTGAATGTTTGCGTGAGTTAAAAAGCTTCAGCAATCAGCATAGATGTACCTTGTTTATGACCTTAATTGCTGTCTTAAATTTGTTATTACATCACTTATCTGGTCAAAATGACATCGTGATTGGTGTTCCTACGGCTGGACAAACTTGTGTAGAAGATAAAGACCTAGTTGGCTATTGTGCTAATGTATTGCCATTGCGCTTTGTAGTTAAAAACCAAAGTTTTAGTGACTATCTCAATACTATTAAAAAGGTAGTTTTGCAGGGCTATGAGCATCAAAATTATCCGATTAGCCAATTGCTCAAGGAACTGAATATTAAGCGCGATCCCAGCCGACCACCTCTGATTACAACATTAGTTGGTATGGATAAATTTGGTGTTGAACTAAAATTTTTTGGGCTGAAAGTTGAGGGCTTGACAAATTATCTTGGCATTGCTCGGAGAGAACTAACTTGGAATATGGTTGAGAGCGATGGGAAACTATCATTGAAGTGTAATTACAACGCAGATATTTATAGTGCCTCTACAATTCGGCTCTGGATGCAGCAATTGGAAACCATTTTCCACACTGTCATAAAACAGCCCGATATCAGCCTAGATGCGATCGCCGAAAAACTGACTCAAGTAGATGGACAAAAACAGATTGGAGAAGAACAAAAATTAGCAGTGGCTAGTATGCAAAAGTTAAAAAACTTTAAGAGAAATTCTATATAA
- a CDS encoding transposase family protein, whose protein sequence is MNLIEAIQGVPDYRHARGIRHRLWIILTIVLLGSCTGYWGYKPLAEFTKNHRLSLIKLLDLSPDIQFPSASTFRNIMMSIDFQILAELFNVWAEKSLPINFKELFAIDGKCIKSTVTGGNQSYQNFVSIVSVFSL, encoded by the coding sequence ATGAATTTAATCGAAGCAATCCAAGGGGTTCCCGATTATCGACATGCTAGAGGTATTAGACATAGACTTTGGATAATACTAACTATAGTTTTGTTAGGTAGTTGTACAGGATATTGGGGGTATAAACCTTTAGCTGAGTTCACAAAAAATCATCGATTATCTCTAATCAAATTATTAGATTTATCTCCAGATATTCAATTTCCGTCAGCATCAACATTCAGAAATATTATGATGTCAATTGATTTTCAGATATTAGCTGAACTGTTTAACGTCTGGGCAGAAAAGAGTTTGCCAATTAATTTCAAAGAATTATTTGCCATCGATGGGAAATGTATTAAAAGTACTGTAACCGGGGGAAATCAATCCTATCAAAACTTTGTGAGTATCGTTTCAGTTTTCAGTTTATAG